In Musa acuminata AAA Group cultivar baxijiao chromosome BXJ2-10, Cavendish_Baxijiao_AAA, whole genome shotgun sequence, a genomic segment contains:
- the LOC103968852 gene encoding nudix hydrolase 8 translates to MALIKAHISYPICNHAFLENRSLRMTHLYVSRKAEDLAFKPQCLNIPNGRPKLDSLLNIGYGNKRKMINHATLSTTQSKTVDSLDACEDDYDGVIINPQCLPTSANAFAAILRSSLSYWKLKGKKGIWLKILEEQAELVPIALKEGFGYHHADPGYVMLTYWIPEEPCMLPSTATHQIGVGGFVINDNREVLVVKEKKCPLRCSGIWKLPTGFINKSEEIFSGAVREVKEETGIETTFLEVLAFRHAHRVTFEKSDLFFICMLKPLTSEITIDEREIAAAKWMPLDEFLAQPYHQGDRMSKNVVDICVSSYENKYRGFTALQMMSKLDDRLSYLYCGDLYKWKKCLAEK, encoded by the exons ATGGCTCTGATCAAAGCTCACATTTCATATCCCATTTGCAACCACGCGTTTCTCGAGAACAGATCTTTGAGAATGACCCATCTTTATGTCAGCAGGAAGGCAGAAG ATTTGGCATTCAAGCCACAATGCTTGAACATTCCAAACGGAAGACCGAAGTTGGATTCATTACTTAACATTGGCTACGGAAACAAGAGGAAAATGATCAACCATGCCACCCTGAGCACGACACAGAGCAAAACTGTTGATTCGTTGGATGCCTGCGAAGATGATTACGATGGGGTCATCATCAACCCACAGTGCTTGCCGACCAGTGCGAACGCATTTGCAGCCATCCTTCGCTCCTCGCTTTCTTATTGGAAGCTAAAG GGAAAGAAAGGGATTTGGCTGAAGATACTAGAAGAGCAAGCAGAACTTGTGCCGATTGCGCTGAAG GAAGGTTTCGGATACCACCATGCAGATCCAGGATATGTGATGTTAACATACTGGATTCCTGAGGAGCCTTGCATGCTTCCATCCACAGCAACTCATCAGATTGGCGTAGGAGGATTTGTCATCAATGATAACAGAGAG GTGCTTGTCGTGAAAGAAAAGAAGTGTCCTTTGAGGTGCTCAGGCATATGGAAATTGCCGACTGGTTTCATCAATAAG tctgaagaaatattttctggaGCAGTAAGAGAAGTCAAAGAAGAAACTGGG atagaGACTACCTTCTTAGAAGTGCTTGCCTTCAG GCATGCTCACCGAGTCACCTTCGAGAAATCCGACTTGTTCTTCATATGCATGCTCAAGCCATTGACATCTGAGATCACCATTGATGAGCGTGAGATAGCAGCAGCCAAG TGGATGCCGCTTGACGAATTCCTAGCGCAGCCATATCATCAGGGGGACAGAATGTCAAAGAACGTCGTCGACATCTGCGTCTCGTCATATGAAAACAAGTACCGCGGTTTCACAGCACTGCAGATGATGTCAAAGCTCGATGATAGATTGTCCTATCTCTACTGTGGAGATCTGTACAAATGGAAGAAATGCCTGGCAGAAAAATAG
- the LOC135625172 gene encoding uncharacterized protein LOC135625172 gives MLMEGGPATAAIPLRSTATVAPPRYSLPPCRFYGEDVLFCVDVDVESKAEMAKGRAITRLDAIKQALLLFVHTKLSMNPDHRFAFSILAQSVSWLRKEFSSEVDSALSAVRAITAADSSYGLADITQLFRIAAHEAKKSRAQGRLFRVILIYCRSSACPQHQWPVSQKLFTMDVLYLHDKPSSENCPQKVYDALVDALEHVSEYEGYIFESGQGLTRVLFRQMCMLLAHPQQRCVQDDLDFPKSLVRKSPPQTDAAVSEDSMPVSSQ, from the exons ATGCTTATGGAGGGCGGGCCGGCGACTGCCGCAATACCTCTACGATCCACCGCAACGGTTGCTCCTCCTCGGTATTCGCTGCCGCCATGTCGGTTCTACGGCGAGGACGTGCTCTTCTGCGTGGACGTGGACGTGGAGTCCAAGGCCGAGATGGCGAAGGGCCGCGCCATCACCCGCCTCGACGCCATCAAGCAGGCCCTTCTCCTCTTCGTCCATACCAAGCTCTCCATGAACCCTGACCACCGCTTCGCTTTCTCCATCCTCGCCCAGTCCGTCTCCTGG CTCCGAAAGGAATTTAGCAGTGAGGTTGATTCTGCTCTGTCAGCAGTTCGAGCAATAACTGCGGCTGACTCATCATATGGCCTTGCTGATATCACACAACTTTTTCGCATAGCAGCCCATGAAGCTAAAAAATCTCGTGCCCAGGGTCGTCTCTTCAGAGTG ATACTCATTTACTGCAGATCATCGGCTTGTCCCCAGCATCAATGGCCTGTTAGCCAGAAGCTTTTCACCATGGATGTTCTTTATCTCCATGACAAGCCTAGCTCCGAGAACTGTCCACAGAAGGTATATGATGCCTTAGTCGATGCCCTTGAACACGTAAGTGAATATGAAGGCTACATCTTCGAGAGCGGGCAGGGCCTCACTCGCGTCCTCTTCCGGCAGATGTGTATGCTCCTTGCGCACCCCCAGCAAAGGTGCGTGCAAGATGATCTCGACTTTCCCAAGTCCCTTGTGAGGAAGTCGCCACCTCAAACCGATGCTGCAGTAAGTGAAGATAGCATGCCCGTCTCCAGCCAGTAG
- the LOC135626049 gene encoding protein OXIDATIVE STRESS 3-like, producing MQGPVESGGAAFTPEVMDEGLRDRSHGATLPRVSDDGNDLCESSSFCGDSDDSVSSNAVDDATSSASSGALRLDSQGPLFELSSLMTQLPIKRGLSRYFQGKSQSFTSLSDVRCIEDLAKKETPYGKRMKTCRSYAAGLDAAQRSCFTPGPRRKALAKKASRGPCASLLARSSSSNLLRSRKPPT from the exons ATGCAAGGACCAGTGGAGTCCGGTGGAGCTGCCTTCACTCCTGAAGTCATGGATGAAGGTCTCAGGGACAGGTCTCATGGAGCCACATTGCCCAGAGTCTCGGACGATGGCAACGACCTATGTGAATCTTCATCCTTCTGTGGTGATTCTGATGACTCCGTGTCGTCGAATGCTGTCGATGATGCTACTTCTTCAGCATCATCCGGTGCCCTGCGGCTGGATTCACAAGGGCCTCTGTTCGAACTGTCTTCTCTCATGACTCAGCTCCCTATTAA AAGAGGGCTGTCAAGGTACTTTCAAGGGAAGTCCCAGTCTTTCACATCCCTGTCTGATGTCAGATGCATAGAGGATCTTGCCAAAAAGGAGACTCCTTACGGAAAGAGGATGAAGACATGCAGGAGCTATGCGGCAGGTCTGGATGCAGCACAGAGGTCATGCTTCACACCGGGGCCTCGTCGCAAGGCTCTAGCAAAGAAAGCTTCCAGGGGTCCATGCGCCTCCTTGCTAGCAAGGAGCAGTAGCAGTAACCTTTTACGTAGCAGAAAACCTCCGACATGA
- the LOC135625171 gene encoding serine hydroxymethyltransferase 3, chloroplastic-like — protein sequence MSASSGVVSGSFHQTLGIKGSSLYLKHHVANRYPDNTRFTNRRSCKAFSIQGSLVTGRPSSSVSVSDAEMGGSIDTLKDYSLKVADPELHALIEKEKQRQFNCLELIASENFTSRAVMEASGSCLTNKYSEGLPGKRYYGGNEYIDQVETLCQQRALEAFHLDKHKWGVNVQPLSGSPANFEVYTALLSPHDRIMGLDLPHGGHLSHGFMTPKRRVSGTSIFFESMPYRLDESTGFVDYDMLEKTALLFRPKLIIAGASAYPRDFDYPCMRKIADAVGAFLMMDMAHISGLVAAEVAADPFEYCDVVTTTTHKSLRGPRGGMIFYKKDLVLGVDLESAISNAVFPGLQGGPHNHTIAALAVCLKHAQSPEFKAYQSQVISNCKTLATGLVELGYKLVSGGTDNHLVLVDLRPQGIDGARVEKILDISSITLNKNSVPGDKSALVPGGIRIGTPAMTTRGLKEKDFEAVADFIHEGVQIALKAKACMKGTKLKDFIDYVESPDFSLKESVSELKKKVEALTNQFPMPGV from the exons ATGTCTGCTTCCAGTGGAGTTGTATCAGGCTCTTTTCATCAGACCCTTGGGATCAAGGGTTCTAGCTTATATCTTAAGCACCATGTGGCAAACAGATATCCGGATAATACTAGGTTCACCAATAGGAGATCTTGCAAGGCTTTTAGTATCCAAGGAAGCCTAGTTACTGGAAGACCATCTTCATCTGTATCTGTCTCCGATGCTGAGATGGGAG GAAGCATAGACACTTTAAAGGACTACTCACTGAAAGTAGCAGATCCTGAGCTCCATGCTCTTATTGAAAAAGAGAAGCAGCGTCAATTCAACTGCTTGGAGCTCATAGCTTCTGAAAACTTTACATCTCGGGCTGTGATGGAAGCATCTGGTTCCTGTCTAACAAACAAGTATTCAGAAGGTTTACCTGGTAAAAG ATACTATGGAGGTAATGAGTATATTGATCAGGTTGAGACACTTTGTCAACAAAGAGCTCTTGAAGCATTTCACTTAGATAAACATAAGTGGGGTGTAAATGTGCAACCACTTTCTGGATCTCCTGCTAATTTTGAAGTTTatactgctcttcttagccctcaTGACCGAATAATG GGGCTAGACCTTCCTCATGGAGGCCACCTGTCTCATGGTTTTATGACACCTAAAAGACGAGTTTCAGGCACCTCTATATTTTTTGAATCTATGCCTTACCGGCTTGATGAATCCACAG GCTTTGTGGATTATGATATGCTTGAGAAAACAGCACTTCTCTTCCGACCAAAGCTCATAATTGCTGGTGCAAGTGCATACCCTAGAGACTTTGATTACCCTTGCATGAGGAAG ATAGCAGATGCTGTTGGTGCATTTCTTATGATGGACATGGCTCACATCAGTGGACTTGTTGCTGCTGAAGTAGCTGCTGATCCCTTTGAGTATTGTGATGTGGTTACCACCACCACACACAAG TCCTTGCGAGGTCCTCGAGGTGGCATGATCTTTTACAAGAAGGATCTGGTTTTAGGTGTTGATCTAGAATCTGCTATAAGTAATGCTGTATTTCCAGGCTTGCAG GGTGGCCCTCATAACCATACAATTGCTGCTCTTGCTGTGTGTTTAAAGCATGCTCAATCACCTGAGTTTAAGGCTTATCAGTCTCAG GTTATATCTAATTGCAAAACTCTTGCCACCGGACTGGTGGAACTGGGTTACAAGCTGGTTTCTGGAGGAACCGATAACCACCTTGTTCTGGTGGATTTGCGACCACAG GGCATCGATGGAGCTCGGGTTGAGAAAATCCTGGACATCAGTTCAATCACACTCAACAAGAACTCTGTGCCAG GTGATAAAAGTGCTCTGGTCCCGGGGGGTATCCGCATCGGAACACCTGCAATGACTACCAGAGGCCTCAAGGAGAAGGATTTCGAGGCTGTCGCAGACTTCATCCACGAGGGGGTCCAAATTGCGCTGAAAGCCAAGGCGTGCATGAAGGGAACGAAGCTCAAAGACTTCATCGACTACGTGGAATCTCCGGATTTCTCCCTCAAGGAATCTGTATCAGAACTCAAGAAAAAGGTTGAAGCTCTCACAAACCAGTTTCCCATGCCTGGAGTATAA
- the LOC135625173 gene encoding zinc finger CCCH domain-containing protein 2-like: MMMIGRDISHLNPTVHVPPWPPFDDPTAVTTSSSHYPVCGIATGDGVLDEDTVAAMQLYLGLQEGAGEDAPPVVDAYASDEFRMYEFKVRRCSRGRAHDWTECPFAHPGEKARRRDPRKNRYSGAPCPDFRKAGGCKRGDACDLAHGVFECWLHPERYRTQPCKDGTTCRRRVCFFAHTPDQLRLVPPQPQQSSTSPVAASAESYDGSPLRQQPASQSYLSKNLVSPPASTLISPPTSSPAKSPPISPNGAKLRRDSWQQSSSVNEIVASLRQLQLTRGKSVPSSWSLQTVNGGFASPRGTLGGFNTAFCSLPSTPTVATAGWLEEVEPAERVESGRALRAKMFERLSKDSVFDKAEATPDVGWVSDLLK, from the coding sequence ATGATGATGATCGGACGAGATATCAGCCATCTCAATCCCACGGTGCACGTCCCGCCATGGCCCCCTTTCGATGATCCAACGGCAGTGACCACCTCATCGTCCCACTACCCCGTCTGCGGCATCGCCACCGGCGACGGCGTTCTGGACGAGGACACGGTCGCGGCGATGCAGCTCTATCTCGGCCTCCAGGAGGGCGCTGGGGAGGACGCGCCACCTGTGGTGGACGCGTACGCGTCGGATGAGTTCCGGATGTACGAGTTCAAGGTTCGGCGGTGCTCCCGAGGTCGCGCTCACGACTGGACCGAGTGCCCCTTCGCGCACCCGGGGGAGAAGGCCCGCCGCCGTGACCCGCGGAAGAACCGCTACTCCGGCGCACCATGTCCGGACTTCCGCAAGGCCGGTGGGTGCAAGCGCGGCGACGCCTGCGATCTCGCGCACGGTGTGTTCGAGTGCTGGCTCCATCCGGAGCGCTACCGCACCCAGCCTTGCAAGGACGGCACCACGTGCCGTCGCCGCGTCTGCTTCTTTGCCCACACACCCGACCAGCTCCGCTTAGTGCCACCGCAACCCCAGCAGAGCTCTACATCCCCGGTTGCTGCCTCCGCCGAGTCCTACGACGGGTCGCCTCTTCGCCAGCAGCCCGCCTCGCAGTCTTATCTTTCCAAGAATCTCGTCTCCCCGCCGGCTTCGACGCTGATCTCCCCTCCCACGTCCTCGCCAGCGAAGTCTCCGCCGATTTCACCCAACGGCGCGAAGCTGCGGCGGGATTCTTGGCAGCAAAGCTCCTCGGTGAACGAAATCGTAGCGTCGCTGAGGCAGCTGCAGCTTACCAGGGGAAAGTCGGTGCCAAGTTCGTGGAGTTTGCAAACTGTAAATGGTGGGTTTGCGTCGCCAAGGGGGACTCTTGGTGGGTTCAACACTGCTTTCTGTAGCCTGCCGTCGACTCCAACGGTCGCTACTGCCGGCTGGCTGGAGGAAGTGGAGCCGGCGGAGAGGGTGGAGTCCGGGAGGGCGCTGAGGGCGAAGATGTTCGAGAGGCTGAGCAAAGACAGCGTTTTTGACAAGGCAGAAGCGACGCCGGACGTTGGGTGGGTTTCTGACTTGCTAAAATAG